Proteins from a genomic interval of Syntrophomonadaceae bacterium:
- a CDS encoding nucleotidyltransferase domain-containing protein — protein MPRHEYLKEKLPAVCHFFKNNERVLLALLFGSFGTPDMHFSSDIDIAVLLDEDISLMEELAISAELSILLGRDDIDLVLLRQAPVNVAYRALATGDIIYSRDPELVADFVEETLNLYLDFGLRLQEMDRDFDLSLKEAYGNGKW, from the coding sequence ATGCCAAGACACGAATATCTAAAGGAAAAGCTCCCGGCCGTATGCCATTTTTTTAAGAATAACGAAAGAGTATTGTTGGCTCTCCTCTTTGGTTCTTTTGGCACACCAGACATGCACTTTAGCAGTGACATTGATATTGCGGTACTGCTTGATGAGGATATCAGCCTGATGGAGGAATTGGCGATCTCCGCGGAACTGTCAATCCTTCTGGGTAGGGACGATATTGATCTGGTACTGCTTCGGCAGGCCCCGGTTAATGTTGCTTACCGGGCACTAGCAACGGGGGACATCATTTATTCACGGGACCCGGAACTGGTTGCCGACTTCGTTGAAGAAACATTAAACCTGTACCTGGACTTTGGTCTGCGCCTCCAGGAAATGGACCGTGACTTTGACCTGAGTCTGAAGGAGGCGTATGGAAATGGTAAATGGTGA
- a CDS encoding DUF86 domain-containing protein, producing MVNGEKVRNKIREIKKAVDKLQKYREISEDQFLQNFESTDAARYNLQVAIEAMLDIATHIIARKNLELPKSNAEAFAILCRHGILSREKEKVYMAMARFRNRIVHLYDQVDDREVHKIIRENLPDYSVFIGEVTMFMEREAD from the coding sequence ATGGTAAATGGTGAAAAAGTAAGAAACAAAATCAGAGAGATTAAAAAAGCGGTGGACAAGCTGCAAAAATACAGGGAAATCTCAGAGGACCAGTTTCTGCAAAACTTCGAAAGCACTGATGCCGCCCGGTATAACCTGCAGGTGGCCATTGAGGCTATGCTGGATATAGCCACCCATATTATCGCCCGCAAGAATTTGGAGCTCCCAAAGAGCAACGCCGAAGCTTTTGCCATTCTCTGCCGTCATGGCATTTTGTCCAGAGAAAAAGAAAAGGTTTACATGGCTATGGCCCGCTTCCGAAACAGGATAGTTCACCTTTATGACCAGGTGGATGACCGTGAGGTTCACAAGATTATCCGTGAAAACCTGCCTGACTACAGCGTTTTTATAGGTGAGGTTACAATGTTTATGGAGCGTGAAGCTGATTAG
- a CDS encoding cysteine synthase family protein: protein MGREDILLPSAVEAIGGTPLVELARMTRELNGRILAKLELLNPGNSKKDRIARQMIEDAEVDGLLQPGQTIVEMTSGNTGTGLAIVSAVKGYRFVAVMSRGNSAERARMMAALGAEVVLVDQLPDSVPGQVSGGDLALVEAKANQIVLERNAFRADQFNLKGSMRAHYLYTGPEMIKQAAGKIDVFCDFVGSGGSFAGCSLALKEYNPGIKCYVVEPEGAAALAGEAITRPNHPIQGGGYSIPELALVDQATIDGFLTITDEEAVTTTRRLASEEGLFAGFSSGANVAAALKLVQDRHAGCTIAVLLCDSGLKYLSTDLWT, encoded by the coding sequence ATGGGACGGGAGGACATACTGCTGCCCTCGGCAGTCGAAGCGATTGGCGGCACACCGCTGGTGGAGCTTGCCAGAATGACCAGAGAACTAAACGGGCGCATTCTGGCAAAGCTCGAATTGCTGAATCCAGGTAATTCTAAAAAAGATCGCATTGCCCGCCAGATGATTGAGGATGCTGAAGTCGATGGCCTGCTGCAGCCGGGGCAAACAATTGTCGAGATGACCAGCGGCAATACCGGAACCGGGCTGGCGATTGTCAGCGCTGTGAAGGGCTACCGCTTTGTGGCGGTGATGTCGCGCGGGAATTCGGCGGAACGCGCACGCATGATGGCCGCACTGGGGGCTGAAGTGGTGCTGGTCGATCAACTGCCGGACTCAGTGCCGGGGCAGGTATCCGGCGGCGATCTGGCGCTGGTGGAAGCAAAGGCCAACCAGATCGTGCTGGAACGAAATGCGTTCCGCGCCGACCAGTTTAATCTTAAAGGTAGTATGCGCGCCCATTATCTGTACACTGGCCCGGAAATGATAAAGCAGGCAGCGGGCAAGATAGATGTGTTCTGCGACTTCGTGGGGTCTGGGGGTTCGTTTGCGGGCTGCTCACTGGCGCTGAAAGAATATAACCCCGGCATCAAATGTTATGTGGTCGAACCCGAAGGTGCGGCAGCGCTGGCTGGTGAAGCGATCACACGGCCCAATCACCCCATTCAGGGGGGTGGTTATTCTATTCCAGAACTAGCTCTGGTGGATCAGGCCACAATAGACGGCTTCCTGACCATTACAGATGAAGAAGCGGTTACAACTACGCGGCGGCTAGCCAGCGAAGAAGGCTTGTTCGCCGGCTTTTCCTCCGGGGCCAATGTTGCAGCTGCTCTAAAGCTCGTGCAAGACCGCCATGCTGGATGCACGATTGCGGTGCTGTTGTGCGATTCTGGTCTCAAGTATCTCAGTACAGATTTGTGGACATAG